Proteins encoded within one genomic window of Leptolyngbya sp. CCY15150:
- the sigC gene encoding RNA polymerase sigma factor SigC, whose amino-acid sequence MPAESFYADTQYDEPAESTAFEVEGDVDLDAEQLERELTDLEQDAAVSLPLRKGTVRRTTDLVRLYLQEIGRVRLLGRDEEVSEAQKVQRYMKLLALCHASAKKDPVLQTYVKLISDRDRLTSHLGHRPSLERWALTTGIPLEDLKPSLTAGKHRWAELADLTVEALDQARTDGTRAKDHMIKANLRLVVSVAKKYQNRGLELLDLIQEGTLGLERAVEKFDPTKGYRFSTYAYWWIRQGITRAIATQSRTIRLPVHITEKLNKIKKAQRKISQEKGRTPGVDDIAAELDMSPDQVREVLLRVPRAVSLETKVGKERDTELGELLETDCISPEELLMRESLHRDLQQLLADLTNRERDVIRMRYGLGNDHPYSLAEIGRALDLSRERVRQIEAKALQKLRQPKRRNRIRDYLESLT is encoded by the coding sequence ATGCCAGCAGAATCTTTCTACGCTGATACGCAATATGACGAGCCTGCCGAATCGACAGCCTTTGAGGTCGAGGGAGACGTAGACTTGGATGCTGAACAGCTTGAACGCGAACTGACTGACCTGGAGCAGGATGCTGCTGTTTCTCTACCGCTGCGGAAGGGAACGGTGCGCCGCACGACTGACCTGGTCCGTCTCTATCTTCAAGAAATTGGACGCGTGCGCCTTCTCGGTCGCGATGAGGAAGTATCAGAAGCCCAAAAGGTGCAGCGCTATATGAAGCTGCTGGCCCTCTGCCATGCTTCGGCCAAGAAAGACCCTGTCTTGCAAACCTATGTCAAGCTGATCAGCGATCGCGATCGCCTCACCTCCCACCTCGGGCATCGTCCGTCCCTAGAGCGCTGGGCGCTGACCACGGGGATTCCCCTAGAAGATCTCAAGCCGAGTTTGACCGCAGGTAAGCACCGCTGGGCCGAACTCGCTGACTTGACGGTGGAAGCTCTCGATCAAGCTCGGACAGACGGCACCCGCGCTAAGGATCACATGATCAAGGCCAACCTGCGCCTAGTGGTGTCGGTGGCGAAGAAATATCAAAACCGTGGGCTAGAGCTGCTGGATCTGATTCAAGAGGGCACCCTCGGCCTAGAGCGGGCAGTGGAAAAGTTTGATCCGACGAAGGGATATCGGTTTAGCACCTATGCCTACTGGTGGATTCGTCAGGGCATTACCCGAGCGATCGCCACCCAGAGCCGCACGATTCGCCTGCCGGTTCATATCACCGAAAAGCTGAACAAAATTAAAAAAGCCCAGCGCAAAATTTCCCAAGAAAAGGGACGCACGCCGGGGGTGGATGACATTGCAGCAGAGCTAGATATGTCGCCGGATCAGGTGCGAGAAGTGCTGTTGCGGGTGCCCCGTGCTGTTTCTCTCGAAACCAAGGTAGGCAAGGAGCGGGATACGGAACTGGGCGAACTCCTAGAAACCGACTGCATTTCGCCGGAAGAATTGCTGATGCGGGAGTCGCTACACCGCGATCTGCAGCAGCTCCTCGCTGACCTCACCAACCGGGAGCGGGACGTAATTCGGATGCGCTACGGTTTGGGCAATGATCATCCCTATTCCCTGGCAGAAATTGGTCGGGCGCTAGATCTATCCCGCGAACGGGTACGGCAGATTGAAGCCAAGGCCCTACAAAAACTGCGCCAGCCCAAGCGCCGCAATCGCATTCGTGATTATTTGGAGTCTCTCACCTAA
- a CDS encoding L-threonylcarbamoyladenylate synthase, translating to MATIYEIHPDTPQTRRIESIRDALKRGAVMLYPTDTVYAIGCDLNVKSAVARVRQLKQLSNEKPLTFLCPSLSNISDYAWVSDHAYRIIKRLIPGPYTFLLPATKLVPKLVMNPKRKTTGIRVPNNSICQALIAALDNPVVSTSALSAFSSDDRILSQAELFDHLDRLVDIIIDDGGDMSYKVSTVLDLTDEPTVVRKGLGWEAASSWVSDVT from the coding sequence ATGGCAACCATCTACGAAATTCATCCGGATACACCCCAAACTCGACGGATAGAGAGCATTAGGGATGCGTTGAAACGTGGGGCTGTGATGCTATATCCAACAGATACGGTCTATGCGATCGGGTGTGATCTGAATGTAAAGTCTGCTGTGGCAAGAGTTCGCCAGCTTAAGCAACTGTCGAATGAGAAGCCGCTCACCTTTTTATGTCCGTCGTTATCCAACATTTCTGATTACGCTTGGGTCAGTGATCATGCCTATCGCATCATCAAACGGCTAATTCCTGGGCCCTACACGTTCTTGCTCCCAGCGACAAAACTTGTCCCGAAGCTGGTGATGAACCCCAAACGAAAGACAACCGGGATTCGAGTGCCCAATAACTCAATTTGTCAGGCACTGATTGCGGCGCTCGACAACCCAGTGGTGTCTACATCTGCGCTCAGTGCGTTCAGTTCCGACGATCGCATCCTTTCTCAGGCCGAACTCTTTGACCATCTCGATCGGTTAGTGGACATCATCATTGATGATGGCGGTGATATGAGCTACAAGGTCTCCACCGTCTTAGACCTAACCGATGAGCCGACGGTAGTTCGCAAAGGGCTCGGTTGGGAGGCTGCGTCTAGCTGGGTTTCAGATGTGACGTAG
- a CDS encoding HetZ-related protein, which translates to MNVKSTEFRASLPPNSDGSSTSPSPTPVQSTRDRQLTPDATSSAPSAAPVDHNHTEFVQLLIQELQAETGGVSKSLRDVAQRIAVEVERICEKSDRIQQSGQVRSWQLTLARHRIQKCLAYHKLGSRRGRVELHSHLSAMVYRHIAPARTHMGFQGRYTLIEDFLQNFYIEVLKAFRRENQLSAEYSPRTRIELAEYMAFTEQYAKRRINLPGRRNQQLVVLRAQGFANRQPLETSVDMEAAIESGRSEEAEAYSRSPVVQQVREQMVAETTDPSDSVLRDRIIAELVEYLESQGQSECVDYLVLKLQDLSAPEIDEVLQLSPRQRDYLQQRFKYHVEKFARSHRWQLVHQWLGADLDQNLGMAQQNWDAFVDTLTPDQQHLLRLKQLKTPDQAIAQTLKCTTKQVHKRWVKLLDLAWQARNEAKS; encoded by the coding sequence ATGAACGTTAAATCTACCGAATTTCGTGCCTCTCTACCGCCTAACTCTGACGGTTCTTCTACCTCTCCCTCGCCAACGCCCGTTCAGTCTACCCGCGATCGCCAACTTACCCCTGACGCTACCTCATCTGCCCCCAGTGCCGCCCCCGTAGACCACAATCACACAGAGTTTGTACAACTCCTCATTCAAGAACTTCAGGCAGAAACCGGAGGAGTTTCCAAAAGCTTGCGAGATGTGGCGCAACGCATTGCTGTGGAAGTTGAACGCATTTGTGAAAAGAGCGATCGCATTCAACAGTCTGGACAGGTGCGATCGTGGCAACTCACCCTTGCCCGCCACCGCATTCAAAAGTGCTTGGCGTATCACAAACTCGGATCTCGCCGAGGTCGGGTGGAACTCCATAGCCACCTGAGCGCGATGGTCTATCGGCACATTGCTCCCGCTCGCACCCACATGGGTTTCCAGGGTCGCTACACGCTCATTGAAGACTTTCTACAAAATTTCTACATCGAGGTGCTCAAGGCCTTTCGCCGCGAGAACCAGCTCTCTGCTGAGTACAGCCCCCGTACTCGCATTGAATTAGCGGAATACATGGCGTTTACGGAACAATATGCCAAGCGCCGCATTAACTTACCAGGACGGCGGAATCAGCAATTGGTGGTGTTGCGAGCCCAGGGCTTTGCCAACCGCCAGCCCCTCGAAACCTCCGTGGATATGGAAGCTGCCATTGAATCGGGTCGTAGTGAAGAAGCGGAAGCCTACAGCCGCTCTCCGGTGGTGCAGCAGGTGCGGGAACAGATGGTAGCTGAAACCACCGATCCGTCGGACTCTGTCCTCCGCGATCGCATCATTGCCGAACTGGTGGAATACCTAGAATCCCAAGGGCAGTCGGAATGCGTAGACTACCTGGTGCTCAAACTGCAAGACCTCTCCGCCCCCGAAATTGATGAGGTGCTGCAGCTCTCCCCCCGTCAGCGGGACTATCTACAACAGCGGTTTAAGTATCACGTCGAGAAATTTGCCCGCTCTCACCGCTGGCAGCTCGTCCACCAGTGGCTGGGTGCAGATTTGGATCAAAATCTCGGTATGGCGCAGCAGAACTGGGATGCGTTCGTTGATACCCTCACCCCCGATCAGCAGCATCTTCTACGGCTGAAACAGCTCAAGACCCCGGATCAAGCGATCGCTCAAACCCTGAAATGTACTACCAAACAGGTGCATAAGCGCTGGGTGAAGCTCCTTGATCTAGCGTGGCAAGCTCGCAATGAAGCAAAGTCCTAG
- a CDS encoding DUF561 domain-containing protein, whose product MSIHPRLQAAFSDRRALKIISGLMNFDASRVQAVVRAADQGGADFVDIAADPALIRLAKQTTALPICVSAVDAEVLAQAVAAGADVIEIGNFDAFYAQGRRFEAAEVLELTRQTRSLLPTVTLSVTVPHILTLDHQVQLAEDLVQAGADIIQTEGGTSSQPSHPGTLGLIEKAAPTLAAAYEISRAVSVPVMCASGLSNVTAPMAIAAGASGIGVGSAVNQLNSDVAMIAVVRSLADALKAATSVSRLS is encoded by the coding sequence ATGAGTATTCATCCTAGGCTGCAAGCTGCCTTTAGCGATCGCCGTGCGCTAAAGATTATCAGCGGATTGATGAACTTCGATGCATCACGGGTGCAGGCCGTTGTGCGCGCTGCCGACCAAGGCGGGGCTGATTTTGTAGACATTGCTGCCGATCCAGCTTTGATCCGGTTGGCGAAGCAAACGACAGCGCTACCTATCTGCGTGTCGGCGGTGGATGCAGAGGTCTTGGCGCAGGCCGTTGCGGCCGGGGCTGATGTAATCGAAATTGGTAACTTCGACGCTTTCTATGCCCAAGGACGACGGTTTGAAGCGGCGGAAGTATTGGAACTGACTCGGCAAACGCGATCGCTCTTGCCCACGGTGACCCTGTCAGTGACGGTGCCCCATATTCTCACCCTCGATCACCAGGTACAGCTTGCGGAAGACTTGGTGCAAGCTGGCGCAGATATCATTCAAACTGAGGGCGGTACCAGCAGCCAACCTAGCCATCCTGGAACGTTGGGCTTGATTGAAAAAGCTGCTCCTACCCTAGCAGCGGCCTATGAAATTTCTCGGGCGGTGTCGGTGCCGGTGATGTGTGCGTCGGGTCTATCCAACGTCACGGCTCCCATGGCGATCGCTGCCGGTGCGTCGGGGATTGGAGTTGGCTCTGCGGTCAATCAACTCAATAGTGACGTAGCGATGATTGCCGTTGTTCGTAGCCTTGCTGATGCTCTGAAAGCGGCGACCTCTGTGTCGCGGTTGTCCTAA
- the petD gene encoding cytochrome b6-f complex subunit IV has protein sequence MMSILKKPDLSDPKLREMLKQGMGHNYYGEPAWPNDLLYTFPVVILGTIACCVALGVLDPALVGEPADPFATPLEILPEWYLYPAFQILRVVPNKLLGIALQTAIPVGLMLIPFIENVNKFQNPFRRPLATTVFLFGTVVTLWLGIGATFPIDTSLTLGLF, from the coding sequence ATCATGTCAATTCTCAAAAAACCGGATCTCAGTGATCCCAAGTTACGCGAGATGCTGAAGCAAGGCATGGGGCACAACTACTACGGTGAGCCTGCCTGGCCGAATGACCTTCTTTACACCTTCCCGGTGGTGATCTTGGGAACCATCGCCTGCTGTGTTGCTCTCGGTGTGCTAGATCCAGCACTCGTGGGTGAGCCGGCCGATCCCTTCGCCACCCCCCTCGAAATTTTGCCCGAATGGTACCTCTATCCCGCGTTTCAAATCCTGCGGGTTGTCCCCAACAAGCTCTTGGGTATCGCCCTTCAAACTGCGATTCCTGTGGGCTTGATGTTGATTCCGTTCATTGAAAACGTGAACAAGTTCCAAAACCCCTTCCGTCGTCCTTTGGCAACCACCGTATTCTTGTTTGGTACTGTGGTCACCCTGTGGTTGGGTATCGGCGCAACCTTCCCCATCGACACTTCGTTGACGCTGGGCCTGTTCTAA
- a CDS encoding cytochrome b6, which produces MFTKQVTDSKVYQWFNERLEIQALADDISSKYVPPHVNIFYCLGGITLTCFVIQFATGFAMTFYYKPTVTEAFASVQYLMTDVNFGWLIRSIHRWSASMMVLMMILHVFRVYLTGGFKKPRELTWVTGVILAVITVTFGVTGYSLPWDQVGYWAVKIVSGVPEAIPIVGTTMVEFLRGGASVGQPTLTRFYSLHTFVLPWLIAVFMLLHFLMIRKQGISGPL; this is translated from the coding sequence ATGTTTACTAAACAGGTAACTGACTCAAAAGTTTACCAGTGGTTTAATGAGCGGCTTGAAATTCAAGCCCTCGCGGATGACATCAGCAGCAAGTATGTCCCGCCCCACGTCAACATCTTTTATTGCTTGGGCGGCATCACGCTGACTTGCTTCGTTATCCAGTTCGCTACTGGATTCGCAATGACGTTTTACTATAAACCAACCGTCACTGAGGCCTTTGCATCCGTGCAATACCTGATGACCGACGTGAATTTTGGTTGGTTGATTCGCTCCATCCACCGCTGGTCTGCCAGCATGATGGTGCTGATGATGATTCTGCACGTGTTTCGGGTCTATCTCACCGGTGGTTTCAAAAAGCCCCGTGAGCTAACCTGGGTGACCGGCGTGATTTTGGCGGTGATCACCGTGACCTTTGGGGTAACGGGCTACTCGCTTCCTTGGGATCAGGTGGGCTACTGGGCCGTAAAAATCGTGTCTGGCGTACCGGAAGCTATTCCTATCGTGGGTACCACCATGGTGGAATTCCTGCGGGGTGGTGCAAGCGTGGGTCAACCGACGCTCACCCGCTTCTACAGCCTGCATACCTTTGTTCTGCCTTGGTTGATTGCGGTGTTCATGCTGCTGCACTTCTTGATGATCCGCAAGCAGGGGATTTCGGGCCCGTTGTAA
- the ctpA gene encoding carboxyl-terminal processing protease CtpA codes for MRNRLFQISLSFIVMLGVVLGLAVPGSYAFSDEQQLLSEVWRIVDRTYVDDTFNHQNWWFVRQRSLRQPLPDRDATYDAIQQMLASLDDPFTRLLKPDQYRSLRTNTSGELTGVGLQIAKDLETGDLQVIAPIEASPADQAGIQPRDRIMQIDGRPTRDLTLDEAADQMRGVIGSPVTLTIARDEEPAFDLTLVRDRITLNPVYADLRIQSDGSQIGYIRLKQFNANAAVTVADAIAEFEAAPVDGYILDLRNNPGGLLQAGIEVAQLWLDEGPIVYTVNRQGVLDTVEANGESLTDAPLAVLVNQGTASASEILAGALQDQQRAKLVGERTFGKGLIQSLFNLSDGSGLAVTIAKYETPDHHDINRQGIQPDLVVQPIALNREDFGTDRDPQYRAAVDLLTNHAVVANAA; via the coding sequence ATGAGAAACCGCCTTTTTCAAATTAGCCTTTCTTTCATCGTGATGCTGGGTGTGGTTCTTGGACTTGCTGTTCCAGGAAGCTATGCCTTTAGTGATGAACAGCAGCTTTTAAGTGAGGTGTGGCGCATTGTCGATCGCACCTATGTGGATGACACCTTTAATCATCAAAATTGGTGGTTTGTGCGGCAGCGATCGCTCCGTCAACCCCTGCCCGATCGCGATGCCACCTATGATGCCATCCAGCAGATGTTGGCTAGCTTGGATGACCCATTCACGCGGCTGCTGAAGCCCGATCAATACCGGAGTCTGCGCACCAACACCTCGGGTGAGCTGACCGGCGTGGGCCTACAAATTGCTAAGGATCTGGAAACCGGCGACCTGCAGGTGATTGCTCCCATTGAAGCGTCGCCAGCAGACCAGGCAGGCATTCAGCCCCGCGATCGCATCATGCAAATCGACGGTAGACCGACTCGGGATCTCACCCTGGATGAGGCGGCAGACCAAATGCGCGGGGTGATTGGCAGCCCGGTCACGCTGACCATTGCTCGGGACGAAGAGCCAGCCTTTGACCTGACCTTGGTGCGCGATCGCATCACCCTCAACCCGGTCTATGCAGACCTGCGCATTCAGTCGGACGGCTCGCAGATTGGCTACATTCGCCTAAAACAGTTCAATGCCAACGCGGCGGTCACGGTAGCCGATGCGATCGCTGAATTTGAAGCGGCACCGGTGGACGGCTACATCCTCGACCTGCGCAACAATCCTGGCGGACTGCTGCAGGCTGGCATTGAAGTGGCCCAACTGTGGCTCGACGAAGGGCCGATTGTCTACACCGTGAATCGTCAAGGCGTGCTCGATACCGTAGAGGCCAACGGCGAATCGCTCACTGACGCGCCCCTGGCCGTCTTGGTCAACCAAGGTACGGCTAGTGCTAGCGAAATTTTAGCGGGAGCCCTACAGGATCAGCAGCGGGCCAAGCTGGTGGGCGAGCGCACCTTTGGGAAAGGGCTGATTCAGTCTTTGTTCAACCTGTCGGATGGATCGGGGCTAGCCGTCACCATCGCCAAGTATGAAACCCCCGACCACCACGACATTAACCGTCAGGGCATTCAACCCGATCTGGTTGTGCAGCCCATCGCCCTCAACCGCGAAGACTTTGGCACCGATCGCGATCCGCAATATCGAGCAGCGGTAGACCTGCTGACCAACCATGCCGTCGTGGCCAACGCTGCCTAA
- a CDS encoding HD domain-containing protein, giving the protein MPSWPTLPNLSRTYHDPLHGAIALDRSDPVEWLLIQLIDTPALQRLRRIRQLGPASLTFHGAESSRFTHSLGVMAIARRAFDHLANRYHELRPHRAAVLCAALLHDVGHGPFSHTSEEIFGCHHEAWTLRILNESPSVRHLLDAFDPTLIQQLEQIYSKEHPIPCIWQLVSSQLDCDRLDYLMRDSYMTGASYGSLDLDRILLALDYDPVSQQLIVQRKGMAAIEHYLIVRYFMYAQVYNHPKNLAATWVLQQAMDRARQQSSLTADDTVTAWLHHVDHLTLEQYLAADDGVFLYHLQRWQQHSDPVLADLCRRFIHRDLLKTQDLTAYSPGEQQTILAAVHQQLEQAGWASQCYAGLRTTVSRGYTLYQRGIQIQTADGLRDISDLSPLVTTLAQAIPRHWLIYPREVDITPSVAAARCTSI; this is encoded by the coding sequence ATGCCGTCGTGGCCAACGCTGCCTAACCTCAGTCGCACCTATCACGACCCCCTGCACGGGGCGATCGCCCTCGATCGCAGTGACCCAGTGGAGTGGTTGTTGATTCAGCTCATTGATACCCCGGCCCTGCAGCGGCTGCGGCGCATTCGCCAACTGGGCCCCGCCAGCCTCACCTTTCATGGGGCAGAGTCATCCCGGTTTACTCATTCCTTGGGCGTGATGGCGATCGCTCGTCGGGCCTTCGATCACCTAGCCAACCGCTATCATGAGCTGCGTCCCCATCGCGCAGCCGTCCTCTGTGCGGCCCTGCTGCATGACGTGGGCCATGGCCCCTTTAGCCACACCAGCGAAGAGATCTTTGGCTGCCACCACGAAGCATGGACGCTGCGGATTTTGAACGAATCCCCGTCGGTGCGCCACCTGTTGGATGCCTTTGATCCAACCTTGATCCAGCAACTGGAGCAGATTTACAGCAAAGAGCATCCCATCCCCTGCATTTGGCAACTGGTATCGAGCCAGCTCGACTGCGATCGCCTCGATTACCTGATGCGCGACAGCTACATGACCGGGGCCTCCTACGGCAGCTTGGACCTCGATCGCATCCTGCTGGCCCTAGACTACGATCCAGTCAGTCAGCAACTGATCGTACAGCGCAAGGGCATGGCGGCTATTGAGCATTACCTGATCGTGCGCTACTTCATGTATGCCCAGGTCTATAACCATCCCAAAAACCTAGCCGCCACCTGGGTGCTTCAGCAAGCGATGGATCGGGCCCGCCAGCAATCGTCCCTGACCGCCGATGACACCGTCACCGCCTGGCTCCATCACGTGGATCACCTGACCCTAGAGCAATATCTAGCCGCGGACGATGGCGTTTTTCTCTACCATCTGCAGCGCTGGCAGCAGCATTCTGACCCCGTGTTGGCAGATTTATGCCGACGGTTTATCCATCGAGATCTGCTCAAAACCCAAGACCTCACCGCTTACAGTCCTGGTGAACAGCAGACCATCCTCGCCGCCGTTCACCAGCAGCTAGAGCAAGCCGGCTGGGCCAGCCAATGCTACGCCGGGTTACGCACCACCGTCAGCCGTGGCTATACACTCTACCAACGCGGCATCCAAATCCAGACCGCCGATGGTCTCAGGGACATTAGCGACCTATCTCCCTTGGTCACCACCCTAGCCCAGGCCATCCCTCGGCACTGGCTGATCTATCCCCGCGAAGTGGATATCACCCCATCGGTTGCCGCAGCCCGCTGCACCTCCATCTAA